The genomic interval CATCATGCTGGTGATGGAGAAGAGTCGCGACATCGCGATCCTGAAGACGATGGGAGCGGGGCGGGGCGCTATCCGGCGCATCTTCGTTTTGCAGGGAGGCATCATCGGCCTCGCCGGCACCGCGGCGGGCGCCGCGCTCGGCTGGGGGGTGGCGACCGTGATGGACCGCTACCGGCTGCTTGAATTGCCGGGCGGCGTGTACCAGATCTCCTACGTGCCGTTCGTGATCCAGCCGCTCGACTTCGCGTTGGTGATCCTCGCCGCGAACCTCATCTGCTTCGGTGCGACGATCTACCCATCCCGCCACGCGGCGGGCGTCGACCCCGCCGAGTCCCTCCGCTACGAGTAGCGCGCGATGCCGTTCGTCGACATTGCGGGGCTGTCGAAGTCGTTCCGGGCGGCGGGTCGGGACCTGATGGTCCTCCGGGACCTCGAACTGGCGGTAGAGGCGAACGAGATGGTGGCCATCGTCGGCGCCTCGGGCGTCGGCAAGTCCACGCTGCTGCAGGTGATTGGGGGGCTCGACCGGGCCCAGCAGGGACGCATCGCGGTAGACGGCACCGATCTCGCTACGCTTGATGACGACGCCCTGGTTGGGTTCCGGCATCGGGCGATCGGGTTCGTTTTCCAGTTTCATCATCTGCTGCCGGAGTTCACGGCGGTGGAGAACGCGGAAATGCCGATGCGTATCGGTCGCCGGGCGCCGGCCGAGGCGCGGGATCGGGCCGAGGCGCTGCTCGCGCAGGTGGGCCTGGGGGATCGCTCGGCGCATCGCCCCGGCATGCTGTCGGGGGGCGAGCAGCAGCGGGTCGCCCTCGCGCGGGCACTCGTGATGCAGCCGGCGCTCCTGCTGGCCGACGAACCGACCGGCGATCTGGACGAGACGACCGCCGCCCAGATGCAGGACCTGCTCCGGACGATGCACGCGGCGCACGGGTTGACGTCGATCATCGCCACCCACAATATGCAGCTTGCGGGGGGCTGCGACCGCGTGCTGCGCCTCGCCAACGGCCGCCTCGCGGCCGCGTAGCCGCATCCCGCGGCGGCCTTGCGCTGCCGTCCCGTTGCCAAAACGTTACGGGGGCCTTGTTGCAACTACCGTATAATCGATTGCAACCGGCGGGGGCGCGATGTTCGAGCGATACACGGAACGGGCGCGGCGCGTCCTGTTCTTCGCGCGTTACGAGGCAAGCCAGCTAGGCAGCATCTCCATTGAGACCGAGCATCTCCTGCTCGGTCTGATCAGGGAGGGGAAGGGGCTCACGAGCCGCATCTTCGCCCGGTCGCAGCTCTCCATAGAGAACATCCGCAAGGAGATAGAGGGCCGGACGGTCTTCCGCGAGAAGGTTTCCACGTCCGTCGAAATCCCGTTCAGCGCCGAGACGAAGCGGGTGCTCCAGTTCGCCGCCGAGGAAGCGGACCGGCTGCTGCACAACTACATCGGCACCGAGCATCTCCTGCTCGGCATCCTGCGCGAGGAGCGTTCCGTCGCATCGACCGTCCTCTCCGAGAAGGGGATGCGGTTGAAATCGGTCCGCGAGGACATCGTGCAACTGCTGAACGAGAAGAACACGCCGGCGCGCGTCAAGGAGAAGGAGACGCCGCTTCTGGCCGAGTTCAGCCGGGATCTGTCGGCGTCGGCGGCGAAGAATATGCTCGATCCGCTCGTCGGCCGCGTAGCCGAAGTAGAGCGGGTGCAACAGGTGCTCTGCCGCCGCACCAAGAACAACGCGGTGCTCATCGGCGAGCCGGGGGTCGGGAAGACCGCGATCGTCGAGGGGCTCGCGCAGCGCATCGCGGACGGCGACGTGCCACATTTCCTCGCCGACCGGCGCCTGCTGGCGCTCGACATCCCGCTGATCGTCGCGGGGACCAAGTACCGCGGTCAGTTCGAGGAGCGCCTCAAGGCGATCATGAAGGAGCTGACCGAAAACCCGAACATCATCGTCTTCATCGACGAATTGCACACGCTGGTAGGGGCGGGCTCGGCGGAGGGCTCACTCGACGCCGCCAACATCCTGAAGCCGGCGCTCTCGCGCGGCGAGATCCGCTGCATCGGCGCCACGACGCCGGCCGAGTACCGCAAGTACATCGAGAAGGACCGGTCCCTGGAGCGGCGGTTCCAGGCCGTCAAGGTGGATCCGCCGACGGAGGACGATGCGCTCGAGATCCTGAACCGGATCAAGGAGCGGTACGAGAGTTACCACCACGTCGCGTACGCGACGGCGGCGATAGAGGCGGCCGTCCACCAGTCGAATCGTTACATTACCGACCGTTTCCTGCCCGACAAGGCGATTGACCTGATTGACGAGGCGGGCGCCCGAGTGAAGCTGCGCGCCGCCGGGTACAGCGAGGAATTCAGCCAGATCGATCAGAACATCCGGGTGGCGGTGGAGCAGATGGAGATCGCCAACGCGCGCGAGGATCACGCCCGCGTGCGCCACTACCGCGAGCAGGAGGAGATGGCCCGCGAGCACCTCCGCATGGTCCGGGAGAAATTCGACGTCAAGGGTGAGCGCCAGCCGGTCGAAGTGGCGAAAGAAGACATCGACGAGGTGATTTCGAAGTGGACCGGCGTGCCCCTGACGACGGTCAATCAGGATGAGAGTGCCCGGCTGCTCACGATGGAGGAGGAGCTGCACCACCGCGTGATCAGTCAGGAGCGGGCCATTTCCGCGCTCGCGCGGGCCATCAGGCGCTCGCGGGCCGGCATCAAGTCGCCGCACCGGCCGGTCGGCAGCTTCGTGTTCCTCGGCCCCACCGGCGTGGGGAAGACCGAGCTGGCGCGGGCCCTCGCGAACTACCTGTTCGGGAGTGACAGCGCGCTCATCCGTTTCGACATGTCGGAATACATGGAGAAGCACTCGGTTTCGAAGCTGATCGGTTCGCCGCCGGGCTACGTCGGCCACGACGAGGGGGGACAGCTCACCGAGAAGGTGAAACGACACCCCTACTCGGTGGTGCTGCTCGATGAGATCGAGAAGGCGCATCCCGACCTGTTCAACATCCTCCTGCAGGTGTTCGAGGACGGCCACCTGACCGACGGGCTGGGCAACCGGATCGACTTCAAGAACACGATCATCATCATGACGTCGAATATCGGCGCCCGGCACATCCAGAAGAAGGCGGCGCTCGGCTTCCAGTCGTCCGACGCGGCCGAGGTGCAGCGGAGCGTCACCGACATGGTGCTGGGTGAAGTCAAGCGGACGTTCAACCCGGAGTTCATCAACCGGGTGGACGAGTTGATCGTCTTTGAAGCGCTGACCGACGACGACCTGCGTCAGATCCTGGCCATGCTGGTGGAGCAGCTCAACCAGAATCTGGCCGTCCGCGATCTGCGCGTGGCGCTCGCGCCGGAAGCGGCCGACTGGATCATCGATACCACCTGCAAGGACCGGTCCTACGGCGCCCGGCCGCTACGCCGCGCCATTCAGCGCTACGTGGAAGATCCGCTCTCGGAGGAACTGATCCGGGGCCGTCTGGAGACGGGCGAGGTGGAGGTCTATCTCGATGACGGCGTGCTCGCCTGGCGGGCCGCCGGTCAGGAAGTGGACGGCCACTGCCTCGCCTGATGCTCCCCGGCGTCCGGTACTATGCTGGCGCGCCCTTGCGGGCGCGTTGGAAGTTTCGCTGGCGCGAAACTTCCAACGGAGCAAGCGCCTAGCCGGAAAGGTCCGGGATCCCGTAAAATGGTGCGGGTGACACGAGAATCTGAAACCGTGGCGCCGCTCGCGCGGAGGCGCGCCGGGATGGTTGCGCTGCCCGCCGTATGCGCCCTCCTGGCGTTGATTGCGGCGCCGGCCGGCGTCGCCGCTCAAGCGCAGCAGCAGGCGCCCACCGCGCCGTCCATCTTTGGCGGCCAGACGCCCACCCCGGCGCCCGCCCCACCGTCCGGCCCGTTGCCGCCTGAGGATTCGCCGGTCCTGCTGCGGAACATCGCGCTCCAGTTCCCCACGCAGGGCGGCGTAGCGGGCGTCGACTTCGAAACCTACCTGTACTACATGCAGGTCACCGATCTGGTGAGTCGGCCGTCGGAGGGTGCATGGATGCCCTACGACCAGGAGACGGTCGACACCATTCTGGGGGACTTCGACCGCCTGTGGGGCACCGGTTTCGTCAACGACCTCTGGATCGAGGTGATCGATACGCCCTATGAGAACGGCGTTCTGGGGAAAACCGTCATCTTCAACGTCGAAGAGCGGGAGCGGGTGAAGGTCGTCACCTACGAAGGCTCCGACGAGATGAAGACCGAGGACATCCTCCTCAACCTCGAGGAGAATGACATCGACGTGCGGATCGATTCGTTCATTGATCCGGAGACGATCAATCGGGTCAAGTGGGTGATCCGCGGCCTTTTTGCCGCGAAGGGCTACATGTTCGCCGAGGTGGACCACCAGGTGGAGGCGATCCCGGGCGGGCCGAAGCTGGTGCGGCTCACGTTCCACATGGACGAGGGGCCGAAGATCCAGATCGAGGAAATCGATTTCGTCGGCAACGACGCCAAGACCGACCGCACGCTGCGGCGCCAGATGAAAAACACCAAGGCGCGGTGGTGGCTCTCGTGGATGACGGGCCGGGGCACGTACAAGCCCGAGGAGTACGAGGAGGACGCCGAGCGCCTCATGGCGTACTACCGTAACGAGGGATACATCGCGGCCCAGGTGGGGCAGCCCGAGCTCGACTACCTCGACCTGTCGGAGGACGGCGAAACGCGCGGGTTGCGGATGCGCATCCCGGTCGACGAGGGGGAGCGCTACCGGATCGGCGACCTGAACTTCGAGGGCAACGAGATCCTGCTCGAAGAGGGTTTGCGGCGGATTTTCGACGACATCGAGTCGGGAGACTACTACAGCGAGAAAGAGGTGCGGGAAGGGTTTGACGACGCGCGCGAGCTATACGGGTCGCTCGGCTATTACGAGATGACCCTCGCGCCGGAACTCTATCCGCGGACCGAGCCGGCCGAGGACGTGAACGGCAACGGCAATGGAAACGGCAACGGCAACGGCAATGGAAACGGCAACGGCAACGGAAGTGGCGACGACTACGAGGCCGAAGAGCAGTTGGTCCGAATGGACGGGGATCCGATCGTCGACGTGACGATCCGTGTGCAGGAAGGTGAGCAGTACTTCGTCAACCGGATCGAGTTCACCGGCAACGAGACGACCCACGACGAGGTCATCCGACGCGAGCTGCAGATCGCCGAGAACGCCGTCTTCGACACGGAGGCGCTGAGGCACAGCGTGCGCCGGCTCAACCAGCTCGGCTTCTTCGAACCGCTGGAAGAAGAGGGCGTCGCCGTCGAGAAGGTGGAGACCGAGGAAAGCAACGAGGTGAACGTCACCTTCGAGTTGACCGAGTCGAACCTGAACCAGTTGACGTTCGGCGCCGGGTACTCGCAGTTCGATGGCATTTTCGGCCAGGTGTCGTTCCAGACGACGAATTTCATGGGTCGCGGGGAGACGCTCGGCGTCTCCGTGCAACACGGACAGTGGGCGCAGAATTCGCAGATCTCGTTTACTCGGCCGTACAACTTCGGCCGCCCGATCTCGTTCGGCAGCCAGGTCTTCCGGCGCAAGATCGACTGGATCGGCAGTTTCGCGGAGAACGCGATCGGCGGTAGCGTCACGATGGGCGTGCCGCTGTCGCTGTACACCCGGGCGTTCATGATCTACAGCCTGGAGCGGACCTCGGCGACGCTCGGCCCAGGGCTCGAGAGAACGCTGGAGGGCACGGGGGCCAACCTGTTTGCCTTCAACCCGTTCTTCGCCGACGCGCTGAACCTCTCGACCGGCGGTTACCGGCTGGTGAGCAAGATCACCCCGCAGGTCCGCTTCAACACGATCGACCACCCGATTTTCCCGAGCCAGGGCCGCAGCTTCTCGCTCGCTTTGGAAATGGCGGGTGCTGGCGGCAATACGAGGTTCCTCAAGCCGATCCTCGAGGGGACGTGGTACAAGCCGCACACGGCCCGGACGATCATGGGGTTCCGCGTACAGTACCGCCATCTGCAGGCGGGCGCGCCGGAGACCATCCCGGTATTCGAGCGTCTGTGGCTCGGTGGCGAGTACTCCGTCCGCGGATTCGACATCCGCCGGATCGGGCCACTGGTCAGCGACATCAATGCGGAGGTGCCGCGCGATTCCTACTCGGGCCGTATCGTGATGGGCGGCAACAAGAGCTTCCTGTTGAACGCCGAGTACCAGTTCGTGCTGGGGGGACCGGTGCGACTGGTTACGTTCTTCGACGCGGGGCAGGTGCAGGACTTCGGCTATAACTTCCGCATGGAGGACTTCAAGTCTTCGACCGGTCTCGAGTTGCGGTTCTTCATGCCGATGCTCAACGTGCCGTTCCGGCTCATCTACTACTACAACCCGCAGGTCGACGAGGTATACAACGATCGGTTCGCGCCGCAGGAAAGGCACGGATTCCGTTTCGCAATGGGGACGACGTTCTAGGTCCGGGGCAGCGAGCGGCCGTCTTGGGACGGGAGCAGCTCAGCGTGCGGCGTACCAATACTGCGCGCGTGATGAGGGTGAATATCGATGAGATTCGCGATTGCAACACTGACGGCTTGCCTGCTGGTGGGGATGGCCGTAGTCCCCGTCGCGGCGCAGGATCCACCGGTCGCCGCTCCCGCGTCGCTACCGTTCCCGGCCGGCGCCAAGTACGGCTACGTTGACCTCCAGCGGATCCTCGCTGAGTCGGTTGACGGTCAGGCCGCGAACGCGCGGGTGCAGGAGTTGACGGATCAGAAGCTGGCCGAAATCGAGTCGCGCAACGCCGCGCTCCAGACGCAAATCGATGCGAAGAACCAGCAGTTGCAGGCGTCGCAGGAAAAGCTGGCCCAGGGTGAGACGGTAATGAGTCCGGAAGCCCGAATCAGCCTGCAGCGCGAGATCTCGCGTCTGCAACTCGAGATTCAGCGCGATACGCAGGACGCCCAGGCCGAGATGCAGCGAGTGACGCAGGATGCCGAGGCCGAGTTGGCCGAGCTGCAGCAGCAGCTCCAGGTAGAGTTCGATGCGAAGCTGACGCCCGCCCTGGAGTCAGTCGCGACGGAGATGGGGATAGACTTCCTTTTCAACGTCGGTCAGGGTGGACTCGTCTGGGCGAACCGTTCCCTGGATCTGACCCAGGCCGTCGTCGACAACCTGAACTCCGCGTCGGCGGCTCCGTAGTTGGTCCAGCGCGTCGCCGCCTCGCACCGCAACGGCATCATCATGGCAGAGCAGCAGGAACAACCCTGTTTTACGGTTGGCGTCTTTCAGGATCCGTATTGGGCCGAGCGTGGCCTGGCGGCACTGGAGGAACATGGTTTCGCGGCCGGTTCGCTTTCATTGGTGGCCCAGTCGTCGCCCGATGTCGAGACGCTGGTGCAGAGGACTTTCGGCATCGGCACCGAGCACGCTGCGCTCGAGATTCCTGGTCTCGGCGCAACGGTCGCCCACGGCCCGCTCGTCGAGGCGTTGCAGGGGACCGATGGCGCACTGGCCGCAAACGGCGTCGCAGCGACGATGCGCCGGGCCGGTTTCCAGGCTC from Acidobacteriota bacterium carries:
- a CDS encoding BamA/TamA family outer membrane protein yields the protein MLARPCGRVGSFAGAKLPTEQAPSRKGPGSRKMVRVTRESETVAPLARRRAGMVALPAVCALLALIAAPAGVAAQAQQQAPTAPSIFGGQTPTPAPAPPSGPLPPEDSPVLLRNIALQFPTQGGVAGVDFETYLYYMQVTDLVSRPSEGAWMPYDQETVDTILGDFDRLWGTGFVNDLWIEVIDTPYENGVLGKTVIFNVEERERVKVVTYEGSDEMKTEDILLNLEENDIDVRIDSFIDPETINRVKWVIRGLFAAKGYMFAEVDHQVEAIPGGPKLVRLTFHMDEGPKIQIEEIDFVGNDAKTDRTLRRQMKNTKARWWLSWMTGRGTYKPEEYEEDAERLMAYYRNEGYIAAQVGQPELDYLDLSEDGETRGLRMRIPVDEGERYRIGDLNFEGNEILLEEGLRRIFDDIESGDYYSEKEVREGFDDARELYGSLGYYEMTLAPELYPRTEPAEDVNGNGNGNGNGNGNGNGNGNGSGDDYEAEEQLVRMDGDPIVDVTIRVQEGEQYFVNRIEFTGNETTHDEVIRRELQIAENAVFDTEALRHSVRRLNQLGFFEPLEEEGVAVEKVETEESNEVNVTFELTESNLNQLTFGAGYSQFDGIFGQVSFQTTNFMGRGETLGVSVQHGQWAQNSQISFTRPYNFGRPISFGSQVFRRKIDWIGSFAENAIGGSVTMGVPLSLYTRAFMIYSLERTSATLGPGLERTLEGTGANLFAFNPFFADALNLSTGGYRLVSKITPQVRFNTIDHPIFPSQGRSFSLALEMAGAGGNTRFLKPILEGTWYKPHTARTIMGFRVQYRHLQAGAPETIPVFERLWLGGEYSVRGFDIRRIGPLVSDINAEVPRDSYSGRIVMGGNKSFLLNAEYQFVLGGPVRLVTFFDAGQVQDFGYNFRMEDFKSSTGLELRFFMPMLNVPFRLIYYYNPQVDEVYNDRFAPQERHGFRFAMGTTF
- a CDS encoding ATP-dependent Clp protease ATP-binding subunit — encoded protein: MFERYTERARRVLFFARYEASQLGSISIETEHLLLGLIREGKGLTSRIFARSQLSIENIRKEIEGRTVFREKVSTSVEIPFSAETKRVLQFAAEEADRLLHNYIGTEHLLLGILREERSVASTVLSEKGMRLKSVREDIVQLLNEKNTPARVKEKETPLLAEFSRDLSASAAKNMLDPLVGRVAEVERVQQVLCRRTKNNAVLIGEPGVGKTAIVEGLAQRIADGDVPHFLADRRLLALDIPLIVAGTKYRGQFEERLKAIMKELTENPNIIVFIDELHTLVGAGSAEGSLDAANILKPALSRGEIRCIGATTPAEYRKYIEKDRSLERRFQAVKVDPPTEDDALEILNRIKERYESYHHVAYATAAIEAAVHQSNRYITDRFLPDKAIDLIDEAGARVKLRAAGYSEEFSQIDQNIRVAVEQMEIANAREDHARVRHYREQEEMAREHLRMVREKFDVKGERQPVEVAKEDIDEVISKWTGVPLTTVNQDESARLLTMEEELHHRVISQERAISALARAIRRSRAGIKSPHRPVGSFVFLGPTGVGKTELARALANYLFGSDSALIRFDMSEYMEKHSVSKLIGSPPGYVGHDEGGQLTEKVKRHPYSVVLLDEIEKAHPDLFNILLQVFEDGHLTDGLGNRIDFKNTIIIMTSNIGARHIQKKAALGFQSSDAAEVQRSVTDMVLGEVKRTFNPEFINRVDELIVFEALTDDDLRQILAMLVEQLNQNLAVRDLRVALAPEAADWIIDTTCKDRSYGARPLRRAIQRYVEDPLSEELIRGRLETGEVEVYLDDGVLAWRAAGQEVDGHCLA
- a CDS encoding ABC transporter ATP-binding protein, yielding MPFVDIAGLSKSFRAAGRDLMVLRDLELAVEANEMVAIVGASGVGKSTLLQVIGGLDRAQQGRIAVDGTDLATLDDDALVGFRHRAIGFVFQFHHLLPEFTAVENAEMPMRIGRRAPAEARDRAEALLAQVGLGDRSAHRPGMLSGGEQQRVALARALVMQPALLLADEPTGDLDETTAAQMQDLLRTMHAAHGLTSIIATHNMQLAGGCDRVLRLANGRLAAA
- a CDS encoding OmpH family outer membrane protein, encoding MRFAIATLTACLLVGMAVVPVAAQDPPVAAPASLPFPAGAKYGYVDLQRILAESVDGQAANARVQELTDQKLAEIESRNAALQTQIDAKNQQLQASQEKLAQGETVMSPEARISLQREISRLQLEIQRDTQDAQAEMQRVTQDAEAELAELQQQLQVEFDAKLTPALESVATEMGIDFLFNVGQGGLVWANRSLDLTQAVVDNLNSASAAP